The genomic region ACACCAGCAGCCTCATTAATAATGATTTATCAAGGATGCTTGAAGCCAGGAGGACATTCACCTTCCAAGAGTCTTTGCCCATCTTTGGATCCCCCACACACATCATGGTGGAAGCATTATAGTAACGGTATGGCCCGTAGGTATTCCTAGGACATGCAGCATCCTGCATCACCAACACGTCCACCTCCTGGAGCCTGGCCGGGGTTGATGTACAATCTGTGCAAGTGCAGCCCCAGCCGGCGACGCTGCAGGTGGCCCCGGCCTCAACTCTCTCGCTGGTGCAGGGCAGGGAGATGGTACGCACCGATCTGTTCAGCTTCGCTCTCTTTGCCAGCTGAGACACAAGAACGATGAAGATCAATGTGAGGGTCGCACTCAGGGACACAGAGACACACCCCAAAAACAGGCAAACCCATGACTGCAAGGtcactggggatgggatggggaggtacctgcagctgtttgaggtcactgggggcggggtgatgggatgggggcggtacctgcagcattgtgaggtcactgggggcagggggatgggatggggaggtacctgcagcTGTGTGAGGTCACTGTGGGCGGggtgatgggatgggggaggtacctgcagcattgtgaggtcactgggggtggggtgatgAGGTTTGGACAGTACCTGTAGGAGTTTGAGGTCACTGGGGGaacagggatgggatgggagtgaTGCCTGCAGCCCTGTGGAGTCACTGGAGGTGGGGTGATGGGATGGGGCAGTTCCTGAAGCAATGTGAGATCATTGGGGGCAAggtgctgggatgggggtgaTGCCTGCAGCACTGTGAGATCTCttgtgggggtgggatgggatggggctgTACCTGCAGCAGCATGATGTCATTGTTAAGGGACTTCTTGTTATAATCCTTGTGGGGGTACTGGCGTCTCACAGGGATCACTTGTCGGCTCCCTTCCCGTTTGGTAATGTCATGGGCTCCCAGGATGACAGTGATCTTGCTGCAAAAGCCAAGAGCAACATGTGGGTTGTAGGGGCTAGAacatgggatgggatgggatgggcatATGTGGGTCTGACACAGGTATACGGCTACTTGTGGGGACAGGGCAGCCTGGGGTCTAAAGAAGTGATTTCGGACTCAGTTCCCAGCcagtaaaaatgtaaaattcccattgacacaTTGCTTCTCTGATCCAGACCCAGGACTGGAGACTTACTCTTTTGGGGGTCTGGGGAATGGGAGACAAGGCCTTTTCCCTCTAGCAGAGCTCTCTCTGATCCATCTTGGGAGAGAGACTGGCTTGCTCCGGTGGGGTTGGGCATGGCACAAGGGCCTTTCCCCATGTCGGGCACTGGCTCCAGCACAAAGCATCTGCCCAGAGGTGTTGGGGTCCCAGCATGTGTCTTCACCAGCCCTTGTGCTGTCCCACAAGCGGCTTCACTCCCATTGTCCTCCCGGCCCCTGGGTCTCAGCTTCCCTTACCCCTGTGACCCCTCCCAGCTAGATCCAGACAGGGGTCcatgcccagccccccagcccagagacctgcAGAGCTTTCCTGGGGCTGTGAGAACCTCCCTGCCCTGATCTGGGCAATGGGCCAGACCCCAGCTGCTCACACtggctgtagctccattgaattaCCCAGCGTTGGTTCTGGACCATGGTTTGCAGAGGCCCCCAGAGACAGGCCGACGCCCCCTGAGCAGATCGGACCCTTGGGCTTTGCTTTCCCAGCCTGTCGCACTAactgctccttccctgcaacTATGATGGCGCCAGAGCTCCCGGCTCCCCCATCACCTGCTAACCCCGACCTGCCCCGACATCCCCAGCACAGAGGCGCTTACTCTCCATTGCAGTGAGCGGCCGTCAGCACAAAGTTCTCCGACACCAGGAACCCTCCACAGAAAAGACTCTTGTCTCCGCGTCGTATTGACAGATAGGCCATGTAgggtctggagtggggcttggctTCCCAGCCCCCGATGATCTCACCTGTGGGGGGAGACCAGGTTCATACAAAGAGCCCCATTTTctcccagggccaggctgggaccGAACTCCCCATCCTGAAGGGGAGTCCCCACAGCCTCAACCCATCCCCTGTGATGCTTTTCTGGGGGGGATCCCTGTGCCTGgaaccctgccccctgctccactctgccccagAGTGGACACCCCATAGTGCTGGGGGTAAATCTACAGCTTTGACCTCTCTGGGTGGCGAATCAGTGTCAAACACATCGGGAGTGGGGCAGTAATTGCTCTGCCTTGAGTTAACGGATTTGGGAGGCAAAGTCAACCAGAAACCCACTGACATGTCCCCTGCTGATGTTTCACCTTCTCCACCAAGCCACAGTGACAAGCCAGGGCTGCTCCCAAGCTGGCCCTCCAAATTctttttcaacagaaaactgGGTTTTCTAGATCATGAAAAGTTTCTTAGACCACACCTCCTCTCCTCAACATTTTGGCATTTTTCTTCGAAATCTGATTCTTTCCCCCAGTTTTGGGCACTTTTCAGCTGAATATTTGTAACTATTTTGCCAGAGCAGGGatagttaattattttttgtcaaggtccacatttcttggtcaaggtataatcAAGGATGGACGCCACAGAACATAATAATAAAAAGCCAACaataatggtaataataataagtaaataaaaagattttggggtccattcaaaagtgtctggacCAGATTTGGTCCAGATTTGGTCCATGGTCCGCCTATTGAATAACTATGTGAGAGAGTAAGGAGGAATGGCAAGGTTTGCAACAGTAACTTGCTGTCTCCCATCTGTTTATCCCACTTCCTTCCTGACCCTGACCCATTACTGCTGTCGTTTCTCCAAATGTTTTGTCAGATCCAAGATCTGACAGCTGGCCAGCAAATTTGAACTAAACACTGATGCCCTAAAGCATTGGGAGGAGGAACAAGGCCAATTATTTTCTGCTAagcaaatggaaacaaattttagCCCGTGCTCTGAACTGCTCCTTGGACCGACATTTAAGATTAATTCCACAGGAATATGGAGGATGTATTGTGCCTCTCTTCAATCATTCAAAACAGATGCCGATAAGTCAGACAAATATTGATGCTGTAATTCGGCAGGTGTTGACTTAACCCATGTGCTCTGGGAAGGCACCTA from Natator depressus isolate rNatDep1 chromosome 13, rNatDep2.hap1, whole genome shotgun sequence harbors:
- the LOC141997105 gene encoding granzyme H-like — protein: MVTMLILILLPAAFLLPPGAGAGEIIGGWEAKPHSRPYMAYLSIRRGDKSLFCGGFLVSENFVLTAAHCNGDKITVILGAHDITKREGSRQVIPVRRQYPHKDYNKKSLNNDIMLLQLAKRAKLNRSVRTISLPCTSERVEAGATCSVAGWGCTCTDCTSTPARLQEVDVLVMQDAACPRNTYGPYRYYNASTMMCVGDPKMGKDSWKGDAGGPLVCRNTAQGIVSWGPPTPPGVYTKVSTFIPWIRATMKRLQPRAKPGIAAGAGAASLLSFGDAQM